The Serratia rhizosphaerae genome has a segment encoding these proteins:
- the rplL gene encoding 50S ribosomal protein L7/L12 has protein sequence MSITKDQILEAVAAMSVMDVVELVSAMEEKFGVSAAAAVAVAAGGAAEAAEEKTEFDVILKAAGANKVAVIKAVRGATGLGLKEAKDLVESAPAALKEGVSKDDAEALKKSLEEAGAEVEVK, from the coding sequence ATGTCTATCACTAAAGACCAAATCCTGGAAGCAGTAGCTGCTATGTCCGTAATGGATGTTGTTGAGCTGGTTTCCGCTATGGAAGAAAAATTCGGTGTTTCTGCTGCTGCTGCTGTAGCTGTTGCTGCTGGCGGTGCTGCTGAAGCTGCTGAAGAGAAAACTGAATTCGACGTTATCCTGAAAGCTGCAGGCGCTAACAAAGTTGCTGTTATCAAAGCAGTACGTGGCGCTACCGGCCTGGGTCTGAAAGAAGCTAAAGACCTGGTTGAATCTGCTCCAGCCGCTCTGAAAGAAGGCGTGAGCAAAGATGACGCTGAAGCTCTGAAAAAATCCCTGGAAGAAGCTGGCGCTGAAGTTGAAGTTAAATAA
- the rplJ gene encoding 50S ribosomal protein L10, producing MALNLQDKQAIVAEVNEVAKGALSAVVADSRGVTVGKMTELRKAGREAGVYMRVVRNTLMRRVVEGTPFECLKDTFVGPTLIAFSTEHPGAAARLFKEFAKANAEFEVKAAAFEGELIPAAQIDRLATLPTYEEAIARLMSTMKEAAAGKLVRTLAAVRDQKEAA from the coding sequence ATGGCATTAAATCTTCAAGACAAACAAGCGATTGTTGCTGAAGTCAACGAAGTAGCCAAAGGCGCGCTGTCTGCGGTTGTTGCGGATTCCCGCGGCGTTACCGTAGGTAAAATGACTGAACTGCGTAAAGCAGGTCGTGAAGCTGGCGTTTACATGCGTGTTGTTCGCAACACCCTGATGCGTCGCGTTGTTGAAGGCACTCCATTCGAATGCCTGAAAGACACGTTTGTCGGTCCAACCTTGATTGCATTCTCTACTGAACACCCGGGCGCTGCTGCTCGTCTGTTCAAAGAGTTCGCGAAAGCGAATGCAGAGTTCGAGGTTAAAGCTGCGGCCTTTGAAGGTGAGCTGATCCCTGCGGCGCAAATCGACCGCCTGGCAACGCTGCCAACTTACGAAGAAGCAATCGCACGCCTGATGTCGACCATGAAAGAAGCCGCTGCCGGCAAACTGGTTCGTACTCTGGCTGCTGTGCGCGATCAGAAAGAAGCTGCATAA